Proteins encoded together in one Carya illinoinensis cultivar Pawnee chromosome 3, C.illinoinensisPawnee_v1, whole genome shotgun sequence window:
- the LOC122304704 gene encoding golgin candidate 1-like isoform X2, with translation MASWLKAAEGLFEVVDRRAKLVVSELSDEQSDSQSAAANGQGSHAKRKSKTKSQKKVPRIESDTSQDQTSAMMPLVDVKPENDMAVQLVENDGTPTISISQTNNVQEHNIEKDSPLVGIPPTERPVSDVVENNDRHMEVPSILTDVEAVSSTSNGELVNENASDVPNEHPFLSLPAEKVEIFNEDIPNDASQSIKSGDTDVKLKIDLESSQSVSTDFPRNSDTQLKDAVIKVEPLVDQKRQQELKVDDSQMKVQEQLDEAQGLLKTTVSTGQSKEARLARVCAGLSSRLQEYKSENAQLEELLISERELSKSFEAHMKQLQQDLSESKSEVSRVESNMVEALAAKNSEIEALVSSLDTLKKQAASSEGNLASLQAVREELASVERRAEDERAAHNATKMAAMEREVELEHRAVEASTALARIQRIADERTAKAAELEQKVALLEVECASLNQELQDMEARARRGQKKSLDEANQMIQMQAWQEEVERARQGQRDAEGKLSSLEAEVQKMRVEMAAMRRDAEHYSRQEHMELEKRYRELTDLLYCKQTQLEAMVSEKAAAEFQLEKEKKRIQEVQVEVERSRVSRRALTTWEEDTEIKALEPLPLYHRHMVGASLQLQKAAKLLDSGAVRATRFLWRYPTARVILLFYLVFVHFFLMYLLHRLQAQADSLDAREVAESMGLADPTLP, from the exons ATGGCTTCGTGGCTCAAAGCCGCAGAAG GTTTGTTTGAAGTTGTAGATCGAAGGGCAAAGCTGGTTGTCAGTGAGTTGTCTGACGAGCAATCTGATTCTCAATCTGCAG CTGCTAATGGGCAAGGATCTCATGCCAAGAGGAAGTCGAAGACCAAG TCCCAAAAGAAAGTCCCGAGAATTGAATCAGATACTTCACAGGATCAAACTAGTGCGATGATGCCACTAGTAGATGTGAAACCCGAAAATGATATGGCTGTTCAATTAGTTGAAAATGATGGGACTCCTACTATATCTATCTCCCAAACAAACAATGTCCAGGAACACAATATTGAAAAAGATTCCCCTTTGGTAGGCATTCCTCCAACAGAGAGACCGGTAAGTGATGTGGTTGAAAATAATGACCGCCATATGGAAGTTCCCTCAATTCTTACAGATGTGGAAGCTGTTTCTTCAACTTCGAATGGTGAGCTTGTCAATGAGAATGCTTCAGATGTTCCTAACGAGCATCCCTTTTTGTCATTACCTGCCGAAAAAGTGGAGATTTTTAATGAAGATATTCCAAATGATGCTAGCCAAAGTATCAAATCCGGAGACACAGATGTTAAGTTGAAGATTGACCTAGAGAGTTCTCAATCTGTGTCTACTGATTTCCCCCGTAATAGTGATACTCAACTGAAAGATGCTGTTATCAAGGTTGAACCTCTCGTTGATCAAAAAAGACAACAGGAGCTTAAAGTTGATGATTCTCAAATGAAAGTTCAAGAGCAACTTGATGAG GCTCAGGGACTGCTTAAAACTACAGTTTCCACTGGTCAGTCTAAAGAGGCAAGGCTGGCTCGG GTATGTGCTGGACTTTCATCCCGTCTCCAGGAGTACAAATCTGAGAATGCACAGCTTGAGGAACTTCTTATTTCTGAG AGAGAGCTGTCTAAATCATTTGAGGCTCATATGAAGCAGCTGCAGCAAGATCTATCTGAATCCAAAAGTGAAGTGTCAAGAGTAGAGTCAAATATGGTTGAGGCTTTGGCAGCAAAAAACTCTGAAATTGAGGCCCTTGTCAGTTCTCTGGACACACTTAAGAAACAAGCTGCCTCGTCGGAAGGAAATCTAGCTTCATTGCAG GCTGTGCGAGAGGAGCTGGCATCTGTGGAACGGAGAGCAGAAGATGAGCGTGCTGCACATAATGCTACCAAAATG GCTGCTATGGAAAGAGAAGTGGAATTGGAACATAGAGCAGTTGAGGCATCCACAGCCCTCGCAAGGATCCAG AGAATAGCAGATGAGAGGACAGCAAAGGCAGCTGAGCTTGAGCAGAAGGTGGCATTGCTTGAG GTTGAATGTGCATCTTTAAATCAAGAGCTGCAAGACATGGAAGCTCGTGCTCGTCGTGGACAAAAGAAGTCGCTGGATGAGGCAAATCAAATGATTCAG ATGCAGGCATGGCAGGAAGAAGTCGAACGTGCACGCCAAGGTCAGAGAGATGCTGAGGGCAAACTTTCTTCTTTGGAG GCTGAAGTGCAAAAAATGAGAGTAGAAATGGCTGCAATGAGAAGAGATGCTGAACATTATTCTCGTCAG GAGCACATGGAGCTAGAGAAACGCTACCGTGAACTAACTGATCTACTG TACTGCAAGCAAACACAGTTAGAGGCCATGGTTAGTGAAAAAGCTGCTGCAGAGTTTCAattggagaaggaaaaaaagcgcATTCAAGAAGTACAG GTAGAGGTTGAAAGGAGTAGAGTGTCCCGTAGGGCATTAACAACTTGGGAAGAAGACACTGAAATCAAAGCACTTGA GCCTCTTCCCTTGTATCACCGCCATATGGTTGGGGCAAGCCTACAG TTGCAGAAGGCTGCAAAACTATTGGATTCAGGGGCTGTCAGGGCTACTAGATTTCTCTGGCGGTACCCGACAGCTCGAGTTATCCTGCTTTTTTATCTG GTATTTGTACATTTCTTCTTGATGTATCTGTTGCATCGTCTTCAG GCACAAGCAGACAGTTTGGACGCTAGAGAAGTTGCAGAATCTATGGGACTTGCGGACCCTACCTTGCCATGA
- the LOC122304704 gene encoding golgin candidate 1-like isoform X1, with amino-acid sequence MASWLKAAEGLFEVVDRRAKLVVSELSDEQSDSQSAAANGQGSHAKRKSKTKSQKKVPRIESDTSQDQTSAMMPLVDVKPENDMAVQLVENDGTPTISISQTNNVQEHNIEKDSPLVGIPPTERPVSDVVENNDRHMEVPSILTDVEAVSSTSNGELVNENASDVPNEHPFLSLPAEKVEIFNEDIPNDASQSIKSGDTDVKLKIDLESSQSVSTDFPRNSDTQLKDAVIKVEPLVDQKRQQELKVDDSQMKVQEQLDEAQGLLKTTVSTGQSKEARLARVCAGLSSRLQEYKSENAQLEELLISERELSKSFEAHMKQLQQDLSESKSEVSRVESNMVEALAAKNSEIEALVSSLDTLKKQAASSEGNLASLQANMESMMRNRELTETRMMQAVREELASVERRAEDERAAHNATKMAAMEREVELEHRAVEASTALARIQRIADERTAKAAELEQKVALLEVECASLNQELQDMEARARRGQKKSLDEANQMIQMQAWQEEVERARQGQRDAEGKLSSLEAEVQKMRVEMAAMRRDAEHYSRQEHMELEKRYRELTDLLYCKQTQLEAMVSEKAAAEFQLEKEKKRIQEVQVEVERSRVSRRALTTWEEDTEIKALEPLPLYHRHMVGASLQLQKAAKLLDSGAVRATRFLWRYPTARVILLFYLVFVHFFLMYLLHRLQAQADSLDAREVAESMGLADPTLP; translated from the exons ATGGCTTCGTGGCTCAAAGCCGCAGAAG GTTTGTTTGAAGTTGTAGATCGAAGGGCAAAGCTGGTTGTCAGTGAGTTGTCTGACGAGCAATCTGATTCTCAATCTGCAG CTGCTAATGGGCAAGGATCTCATGCCAAGAGGAAGTCGAAGACCAAG TCCCAAAAGAAAGTCCCGAGAATTGAATCAGATACTTCACAGGATCAAACTAGTGCGATGATGCCACTAGTAGATGTGAAACCCGAAAATGATATGGCTGTTCAATTAGTTGAAAATGATGGGACTCCTACTATATCTATCTCCCAAACAAACAATGTCCAGGAACACAATATTGAAAAAGATTCCCCTTTGGTAGGCATTCCTCCAACAGAGAGACCGGTAAGTGATGTGGTTGAAAATAATGACCGCCATATGGAAGTTCCCTCAATTCTTACAGATGTGGAAGCTGTTTCTTCAACTTCGAATGGTGAGCTTGTCAATGAGAATGCTTCAGATGTTCCTAACGAGCATCCCTTTTTGTCATTACCTGCCGAAAAAGTGGAGATTTTTAATGAAGATATTCCAAATGATGCTAGCCAAAGTATCAAATCCGGAGACACAGATGTTAAGTTGAAGATTGACCTAGAGAGTTCTCAATCTGTGTCTACTGATTTCCCCCGTAATAGTGATACTCAACTGAAAGATGCTGTTATCAAGGTTGAACCTCTCGTTGATCAAAAAAGACAACAGGAGCTTAAAGTTGATGATTCTCAAATGAAAGTTCAAGAGCAACTTGATGAG GCTCAGGGACTGCTTAAAACTACAGTTTCCACTGGTCAGTCTAAAGAGGCAAGGCTGGCTCGG GTATGTGCTGGACTTTCATCCCGTCTCCAGGAGTACAAATCTGAGAATGCACAGCTTGAGGAACTTCTTATTTCTGAG AGAGAGCTGTCTAAATCATTTGAGGCTCATATGAAGCAGCTGCAGCAAGATCTATCTGAATCCAAAAGTGAAGTGTCAAGAGTAGAGTCAAATATGGTTGAGGCTTTGGCAGCAAAAAACTCTGAAATTGAGGCCCTTGTCAGTTCTCTGGACACACTTAAGAAACAAGCTGCCTCGTCGGAAGGAAATCTAGCTTCATTGCAG GCAAACATGGAGTCCATGATGAGAAATAGGGAACTAACAGAGACGAGGATGATGCAA GCTGTGCGAGAGGAGCTGGCATCTGTGGAACGGAGAGCAGAAGATGAGCGTGCTGCACATAATGCTACCAAAATG GCTGCTATGGAAAGAGAAGTGGAATTGGAACATAGAGCAGTTGAGGCATCCACAGCCCTCGCAAGGATCCAG AGAATAGCAGATGAGAGGACAGCAAAGGCAGCTGAGCTTGAGCAGAAGGTGGCATTGCTTGAG GTTGAATGTGCATCTTTAAATCAAGAGCTGCAAGACATGGAAGCTCGTGCTCGTCGTGGACAAAAGAAGTCGCTGGATGAGGCAAATCAAATGATTCAG ATGCAGGCATGGCAGGAAGAAGTCGAACGTGCACGCCAAGGTCAGAGAGATGCTGAGGGCAAACTTTCTTCTTTGGAG GCTGAAGTGCAAAAAATGAGAGTAGAAATGGCTGCAATGAGAAGAGATGCTGAACATTATTCTCGTCAG GAGCACATGGAGCTAGAGAAACGCTACCGTGAACTAACTGATCTACTG TACTGCAAGCAAACACAGTTAGAGGCCATGGTTAGTGAAAAAGCTGCTGCAGAGTTTCAattggagaaggaaaaaaagcgcATTCAAGAAGTACAG GTAGAGGTTGAAAGGAGTAGAGTGTCCCGTAGGGCATTAACAACTTGGGAAGAAGACACTGAAATCAAAGCACTTGA GCCTCTTCCCTTGTATCACCGCCATATGGTTGGGGCAAGCCTACAG TTGCAGAAGGCTGCAAAACTATTGGATTCAGGGGCTGTCAGGGCTACTAGATTTCTCTGGCGGTACCCGACAGCTCGAGTTATCCTGCTTTTTTATCTG GTATTTGTACATTTCTTCTTGATGTATCTGTTGCATCGTCTTCAG GCACAAGCAGACAGTTTGGACGCTAGAGAAGTTGCAGAATCTATGGGACTTGCGGACCCTACCTTGCCATGA